Proteins encoded by one window of Armatimonadota bacterium:
- a CDS encoding zinc-dependent metalloprotease: MFLLKPLAALSAATLLAVAAGAAPAKTAILIYKAKAGAMARYSSTGTLTMRDGAQTAIVGVREVERVTFSAVAADGSISMDRLDESDQLTVNGKTTNDDTHATTHMVITPNGTLTAYKTSDPDPDHVSARLYVATDPIYAARALGVGDKWSIDYKPNAELGLRAAHGDYTLTAFEKNHGVDTARITFSYHETGTAPDIGASGTLWIELTTGDTVSGDVHLDSVPFGGASSSLASGDVHQERIEGGPLSSGALTPASDLLTKTIDDTVKGFEKLPGLFTLYRKSEFGRDTIYMEIPESQLNHLYMLEATVASGTAEQVIAGEPIDDLVFEFQTVAPDRLAMVTPNTTYRATPGTPMARAIARSFASSYLESFHIEARQKSRKSLLINVSDLFRGDIANVSALFSGPGFALGGGLSFGGTYIMDRENTFIQSLKVFPQNIEAETLYNFIKPGAGIGGSVTLPDPRSAAIRVSYALFQLPETGYTPRLADPRIGYFLTAWQNFSDDARQDPLVHYIYRWKLQKANPKAALSPPVHHIVFWLDNAIPLQYRAAIRHGLLYWNAAFDKIGIEDPIEVRQMPDNADWDPADMRYNVVRWVASPNSAYAVSWMRVNPLTGQILNADITVDSGMAHVTRIEQKRIIDPASWFANPKPASPLAWEQCDMAQGAETSAEFGWLASSLLAPPGLQLDPQKFVDSFLSSTVAHEMGHILGLRHNFIASSWHSLADLQNASLVEKQGITASVMDYLPFNIEAIGHPGVPYWTPVLGTYDKWAIEYGYTPIPGSTPEAKKWRLNAIASECNLPGHAYESDEMADQWDPAVVRFDLGSDPLQYWHAMIQLSRKLMTSLGDRVPKYGQSYSRFTQDFELLLGEYAHAAAVSCLYIGGLYANQNFRGDPGQRPPMLPVPADEQRQALALVSRYVLGPDAWQIPKAYYNNLTGPQYTDLNGLVFGANDFPVRDTLQNVQGAALKHLFSGPVLDRIANNEFKVGDSNGAFKLTELFHAVSASVWSELEAHKDVSALRRQLQRDFLDTMTAMVLGSGAPVPDDARMLAWYQLVNLRTRIVNALPAGHYNTYTQIHLRESLMRINRVLDAQETIGGSGGGGQSLLSMLFGGSKPATPRH, from the coding sequence TTGTTCCTGCTCAAACCGCTAGCCGCGCTCAGCGCGGCAACCCTCCTCGCTGTCGCTGCCGGAGCTGCTCCCGCAAAGACGGCGATTTTGATTTACAAGGCAAAAGCCGGCGCTATGGCCCGATATAGCTCAACCGGCACGCTGACGATGCGCGACGGAGCTCAAACTGCCATCGTCGGCGTGCGCGAGGTGGAGCGCGTTACGTTTTCGGCAGTTGCCGCCGACGGCTCAATCTCGATGGACAGACTGGACGAGTCGGACCAGTTGACGGTGAACGGCAAAACTACGAACGATGACACGCACGCCACCACGCACATGGTCATTACACCCAACGGTACATTGACGGCGTACAAAACCAGCGATCCCGATCCGGACCACGTCTCAGCGCGCCTCTACGTGGCCACCGACCCAATCTATGCCGCGCGAGCGCTTGGCGTGGGCGATAAGTGGAGTATCGATTATAAGCCGAATGCAGAATTAGGCCTGCGCGCGGCGCACGGCGACTACACGTTGACGGCATTCGAGAAGAACCACGGCGTGGATACGGCGCGAATTACCTTTAGCTACCACGAGACCGGAACGGCTCCCGATATCGGCGCCTCCGGCACGCTTTGGATTGAGCTCACCACGGGAGATACCGTATCCGGCGACGTGCACCTGGATTCAGTTCCTTTCGGCGGCGCATCGTCGTCGCTCGCGTCCGGCGACGTCCACCAGGAGCGTATCGAGGGTGGGCCGCTCTCCTCCGGTGCGCTGACGCCGGCGTCCGACCTGCTCACCAAGACGATCGACGACACCGTGAAGGGCTTTGAGAAGCTGCCGGGCCTGTTTACGCTCTATCGAAAATCAGAGTTTGGCCGCGACACCATCTATATGGAGATACCGGAAAGCCAGCTCAACCATCTGTACATGCTTGAGGCGACGGTGGCTTCAGGTACGGCCGAGCAGGTCATCGCCGGCGAGCCGATCGACGACCTGGTGTTTGAGTTTCAGACGGTCGCTCCGGATCGTCTTGCCATGGTAACGCCCAACACAACGTATCGGGCCACGCCGGGCACGCCGATGGCACGCGCCATTGCGCGTTCCTTCGCCAGTTCGTATCTGGAGTCGTTCCACATAGAAGCGCGGCAAAAGAGCCGAAAGAGCCTGCTCATCAACGTGAGTGACCTGTTCCGCGGTGATATCGCGAACGTCAGCGCGCTCTTCAGCGGACCGGGCTTCGCGCTGGGCGGTGGGCTGTCGTTTGGCGGCACCTACATCATGGATCGCGAAAACACATTCATCCAGTCGCTGAAGGTGTTTCCGCAAAACATCGAGGCAGAAACGCTCTACAACTTCATCAAGCCCGGCGCCGGCATCGGTGGCAGCGTCACGCTGCCGGACCCGCGTTCCGCCGCCATCCGCGTGAGCTACGCGCTGTTTCAGCTGCCGGAGACCGGCTACACCCCGCGGCTCGCCGACCCGCGGATTGGATACTTCCTTACCGCGTGGCAGAACTTCAGCGATGATGCCAGGCAAGACCCATTGGTGCACTACATATACCGCTGGAAGCTGCAGAAGGCCAATCCGAAGGCGGCGCTCTCGCCACCCGTCCACCACATCGTCTTCTGGCTGGACAACGCGATACCGCTCCAATACCGAGCCGCGATCCGCCACGGATTGCTCTACTGGAATGCCGCGTTCGACAAGATCGGAATAGAGGATCCGATCGAGGTCCGGCAGATGCCCGACAATGCAGACTGGGATCCCGCCGACATGCGCTACAACGTGGTGCGCTGGGTGGCGTCGCCAAACAGCGCGTATGCCGTTTCGTGGATGCGTGTGAATCCCTTGACGGGTCAAATCCTCAACGCCGATATCACCGTGGATTCCGGCATGGCTCACGTTACACGGATCGAGCAGAAGCGGATTATCGATCCTGCCTCCTGGTTCGCCAACCCAAAGCCGGCTTCGCCCCTGGCATGGGAGCAATGCGACATGGCCCAGGGGGCCGAGACCTCGGCGGAATTCGGATGGCTTGCGAGTTCGCTCCTTGCGCCGCCCGGCCTCCAGCTGGATCCGCAAAAGTTCGTCGACTCGTTCCTCAGCAGCACCGTGGCGCACGAAATGGGCCACATTCTGGGGCTGCGGCACAACTTCATTGCCAGCTCCTGGCACAGTCTCGCCGACCTTCAGAATGCAAGTCTAGTCGAGAAGCAAGGCATCACCGCTTCCGTGATGGACTACCTGCCGTTCAACATCGAGGCCATCGGACATCCCGGCGTTCCGTACTGGACTCCTGTGTTGGGAACTTACGATAAATGGGCCATCGAATATGGCTACACGCCGATACCCGGATCAACGCCGGAAGCCAAGAAGTGGCGGCTTAACGCAATCGCATCCGAGTGCAATCTGCCCGGCCATGCCTACGAAAGCGATGAGATGGCCGACCAGTGGGATCCTGCCGTGGTTCGATTCGATCTCGGCTCCGACCCGCTTCAGTACTGGCACGCCATGATCCAGCTCAGCAGGAAGTTGATGACCTCGCTGGGAGACCGGGTGCCGAAATACGGGCAGAGCTATTCACGCTTCACGCAAGATTTTGAACTGCTTCTTGGCGAGTATGCGCATGCCGCCGCCGTAAGCTGCCTCTATATCGGCGGACTTTATGCCAATCAAAACTTCCGCGGTGACCCGGGGCAGCGCCCGCCAATGCTGCCGGTTCCGGCCGATGAGCAGCGGCAAGCGCTGGCGCTGGTCAGCCGGTACGTGCTCGGGCCCGATGCCTGGCAAATCCCAAAGGCCTACTACAACAACCTGACCGGTCCGCAATATACCGATCTCAACGGCCTGGTATTTGGCGCAAACGACTTTCCGGTTCGCGATACGCTTCAAAACGTTCAGGGCGCCGCGCTCAAGCACCTGTTCAGCGGTCCCGTGCTGGATCGGATTGCCAATAACGAGTTCAAGGTTGGAGACAGCAATGGCGCCTTCAAACTTACCGAGTTGTTTCATGCCGTATCGGCATCGGTGTGGAGCGAGCTGGAGGCGCACAAAGACGTATCCGCGCTGAGGCGGCAGCTGCAGCGCGACTTCCTCGACACCATGACGGCAATGGTGCTGGGCTCCGGCGCTCCCGTGCCGGACGATGCGCGAATGTTGGCCTGGTACCAGCTTGTCAACCTCAGGACGCGCATTGTCAACGCGCTGCCGGCAGGACATTACAACACCTACACCCAAATCCATCTGCGTGAGTCGCTCATGCGGATCAATCGCGTTCTTGATGCGCAAGAGACCATCGGTGGCTCCGGCGGTGGGGGCCAAAGCCTCCTCAGCATGCTGTTCGGCGGCTCGAAACCAGCCACGCCGCGGCACTGA
- a CDS encoding DUF1559 domain-containing protein — protein sequence MTKGLPVQAKRSAFTLIELLVVIAIIAILAAILFPVFAQAREKARAISCISNLKQIDLANQMYTDDYDETYPGNYVATLPTPWWCDPMDDPTAQPNFWSELMPYIKSQAVFVCPSATNTQFVEQGHAVTSYMANWWIIYDGQTNESMVKQPARCPVFVDAGATWSGAWTYDGRDEFYPIAIHSNGINANYADGHAKWNTIGPVFQIADNTGWAIDWWACYGAYSYTTSTCPAQ from the coding sequence ATGACGAAAGGACTTCCCGTGCAGGCAAAAAGAAGCGCATTCACACTGATCGAGCTTTTGGTCGTTATAGCGATCATAGCTATTCTAGCAGCTATCCTCTTTCCCGTTTTTGCCCAGGCTCGCGAGAAGGCGCGCGCCATCTCGTGTATCTCCAATCTGAAGCAGATCGATCTCGCCAATCAGATGTACACCGATGACTACGATGAGACCTACCCGGGTAACTACGTGGCCACTCTGCCGACACCCTGGTGGTGCGACCCGATGGACGACCCGACTGCCCAGCCAAACTTCTGGTCGGAACTGATGCCGTATATCAAGAGCCAGGCTGTATTTGTCTGCCCCAGCGCGACGAACACCCAGTTTGTTGAGCAGGGGCATGCGGTTACCTCGTATATGGCCAACTGGTGGATCATCTACGATGGGCAGACAAACGAAAGCATGGTAAAGCAGCCGGCTCGATGCCCCGTATTCGTTGACGCCGGCGCTACGTGGAGCGGCGCGTGGACGTACGACGGTCGCGACGAGTTCTATCCAATCGCCATACACTCTAACGGCATTAACGCAAACTATGCCGATGGCCACGCGAAGTGGAATACAATCGGCCCTGTCTTCCAGATCGCCGACAACACCGGATGGGCCATCGACTGGTGGGCATGCTACGGAGCCTACTCATACACGACCTCGACATGCCCTGCGCAGTGA
- a CDS encoding ThuA domain-containing protein: MLVIGAVLPAAATTARRKKHILVVTVTKGFRHDSIPVAEQTIQELGEQTGLWDTDFVRTDAEMQQKMTRDALRHYDAVIFANTTGVLPLPDPQGFLDYIHEGHGFAAMHSGSDTFHQWPGQTDGVSAYIQMLGGEFQEHHNQSAIDIHIDDPNNPATRAIAEAARQTVPAGEMATGDATQHSIAGNSMWRVFDEIYLLKNSSRSDVHVLLSINHWPPDGSPNANSPGDHLIAWVKPYGKGRVFYTVLGHRQEVWRDPLYQKLITGGIEFVLGIGHGSMQLNNH; the protein is encoded by the coding sequence ATGCTGGTCATCGGCGCGGTACTGCCGGCAGCCGCCACTACGGCGCGCCGCAAAAAGCACATCCTGGTTGTTACGGTCACCAAAGGCTTCCGGCACGACAGCATCCCGGTTGCCGAGCAGACGATACAGGAGCTGGGCGAGCAGACCGGCTTGTGGGATACCGATTTCGTGCGTACCGATGCCGAGATGCAGCAGAAGATGACGCGCGATGCGCTGCGTCACTACGACGCCGTCATCTTCGCCAATACAACCGGCGTTTTGCCACTTCCCGATCCACAGGGCTTTCTGGACTACATCCATGAAGGTCACGGCTTTGCCGCCATGCACTCCGGCAGCGATACCTTTCATCAGTGGCCCGGGCAGACCGATGGCGTCTCCGCATACATCCAGATGCTGGGTGGGGAGTTTCAGGAGCACCACAACCAGTCGGCGATCGACATTCATATCGATGATCCCAACAACCCGGCAACCAGGGCCATTGCAGAAGCAGCCAGGCAGACCGTTCCTGCCGGCGAGATGGCAACCGGTGATGCAACCCAGCACTCGATAGCTGGAAATAGCATGTGGCGCGTTTTTGATGAGATTTACCTCCTCAAGAACTCCAGCCGGTCCGATGTGCATGTTTTGCTTTCCATCAATCACTGGCCGCCGGATGGAAGCCCGAACGCCAATTCCCCGGGCGATCACCTGATCGCGTGGGTCAAGCCATACGGCAAGGGCCGGGTGTTCTACACCGTGCTTGGTCATCGCCAGGAGGTGTGGCGCGATCCTCTGTATCAAAAGCTGATCACCGGTGGTATCGAGTTTGTACTGGGAATCGGCCATGGTTCCATGCAACTCAACAACCACTGA